Proteins encoded by one window of Apus apus isolate bApuApu2 chromosome 15, bApuApu2.pri.cur, whole genome shotgun sequence:
- the HRH3 gene encoding histamine H3 receptor translates to MESGGALNGSASAGRFAAAGTAALGALMALLIAVTVAGNALVMLAFVADSSLRTQNNFFFLNLAISDFLVGAFCIPLYVPYVLTGRWIFGRSLCKLWLVVDYLLCTSSVFNIVLISYDRFLSVTRAVAYRAQQGNTKQAVLKMVMVWVLAFLLYGPAIISWEYVSGQSIIPTGECYAEFFYNWYFLMTASTLEFFTPFISVMFFNLSIYLNIQKRTKIRLDIFHEVHHQSFTEEMEMSPEAKLSSKCCKWEQKESAETLDLSQSKAQAAASIASQGAKNLLLTSSESSGKPKCYNKKRCKNSVSTVSLEKRMKIVSQSMTQRFRLSRDKKVAKSLAIIVGIFGICWAPYTLLMIIRAGCHGQCISDYWYETSFWLLWINSAVNPILYPLCHYSFRRAFIKLLCPKKLKVQPHDPLQNC, encoded by the exons ATGGAGAGCGGCGGGGCGCTGAACGGCTCCGCCAGCGCCGGGCGCTTCGCCGCCGCCGGCACGGCCGCGCTGGGCGCGCTGATGGCCCTGCTGATCGCCGTCACCGTGGCCGGCAACGCGCTGGTGATGCTGGCCTTCGTGGCGGACTCCAGCCTGCGCACCCAGAACAACTTCTTCTTCCTCAACCTGGCCATCTCGGATTTCCTAGTAG GGGCCTTCTGCATTCCCTTGTACGTGCCCTATGTGCTGACGGGGAGATGGATCTTCGGGAGAAGCCTCTGCAAACTCTGGCTGGTAGTTGATTACCTGCTCTGCACCTCTTCGGTCTTCAACATCGTACTAATTAGCTATGACAGATTCCTCTCAGTGACAAGAGCG GTTGCCTACAGAGCCCAGCAAGGCAACACCAAGCAAGCAGTGCTGAAGATGGTGATGGTTTGGGTATTAGCATTCCTGCTTTACGGACCTGCCATTATCAGCTGGGAGTATGTATCAGGCCAGAGTATCATACCCACTGGGGAATGCTACGCTGAATTTTTCTACAACTGGTACTTTCTCATGACAGCCTCTACGCTGGAGTTTTTCACACCTTTCATCAGTGTAATGTTTTTCAACTTGAGCATTTACCTGAACATACAGAAACGTACCAAAATACGCCTGGATATTTTTCATGAAGTGCACCACCAGTCCTTCACTGAAGAGATGGAAATGAGCCCAGAGGCAAAGCTTTCTTCAAAATGCTGTAAGTGGGAGCAGAAGGAGTCAGCTGAAACTCTTGACCTCTCCCAGAGCAAAGCTCAAGCAGCAGCCTCCATTGCCAGCCAGGGTGCCAAAAACCTGCTGCTAACAAGCTCTGAGAGCTCTGGGAAACCCAAGTGTTACAATAAAAAGAGATGTAAAAATTCAGTATCCACTGTGTCCTTAGAGAAACGGATGAAGATCGTGTCCCAGAGCATGACTCAACGCTTCAGGCTCTCTAGAGACAAGAAAGTGGCTAAATCGCTGGCAATCATCGTGGGCATCTTTGGGATTTGCTGGGCACCATACACTCTCCTGATGATTATCCGTGCTGGCTGCCATGGCCAATGCATCTCCGACTACTGGTACGAGACTTCTTTTTGGCTGCTGTGGATCAACTCAGCTGTCAACCCTATTCTCTATCCTCTCTGCCACTACAGCTTCAGAAGAGCTTTTATTAAACTCCTCTGTCCCAAGAAGCTAAAGGTTCAACCTCACGATCCCCTTCAGAACTGCTAG